From a single Nostoc edaphicum CCNP1411 genomic region:
- a CDS encoding response regulator, translating into MLMLSCELSTLRVLVVDDHELTRLTLQLVFSCQENIQVVGLASNGEEAIEMVKRCHPDVIVLDLQMPVMDGWSASSHIKAISPNTQILAYSSVEDVNFQGTKAMSSFDDVCKKDVPTSELIALVRQLGQRAGDGSFAG; encoded by the coding sequence ATGTTAATGTTATCCTGTGAGCTTTCTACCTTGCGTGTTCTAGTAGTTGACGACCACGAACTGACTCGTTTAACCTTGCAATTGGTTTTCTCTTGCCAGGAAAATATTCAAGTAGTAGGTTTAGCCAGCAATGGTGAAGAAGCGATAGAAATGGTTAAACGTTGCCATCCTGATGTCATTGTTCTAGATTTACAAATGCCTGTCATGGATGGCTGGAGTGCGTCTAGTCACATTAAAGCTATATCTCCGAACACCCAGATTCTTGCTTACTCCTCAGTAGAAGACGTAAATTTTCAGGGGACAAAGGCAATGTCTAGCTTTGATGATGTTTGTAAGAAAGATGTGCCTACAAGCGAACTTATTGCCCTAGTTAGGCAGTTAGGTCAGCGTGCAGGAGATGGTTCATTTGCAGGATAA
- the ppk1 gene encoding polyphosphate kinase 1 yields MAKSKKSSTPINLSDPQYYLNRELSWLEFNGRVLHEACDDRTPLLERLKFLGIFNSNLDEFFMVRVAGLKQQVEAKVSLLTPDGRTPQQQLDDIRSTLIPHVKKEHQHFEEVLRPLLANHGIHILNYIDLNQKQRTHLDSYFEEQVFPVLTPLAVDPSHPFPFISNLSLNLAVVVKNPDTEEEFFARVKVPSVLPRFLPIPPELGDQNSEKPAHWTGVPLEQAIAHNLESLFPGMNIQEYHPFRITRDADLVLEEDEADDLLLAIEQELRKRRLGGSPVRLEIQSQTPDIVRSRLLQDLELTESDLYEVDGLLGLRDLMYFMSLPLPELKDPPRQSVVPIRLQRLREPSLDPDVLETDEGKDFFAVIREKDLLVHHPYQSFSETVVRFITHAAYDSNVLAIKMTLYRTSGDSPIVNALIAAAENGKQVSVLVELKARFDEENNIYWARRLERVGVHVVYGLVGLKTHSKTVMVVRREKDRIRRYVHIGTGNYNPKTARLYTDLGLFSCREELGADITDLFNFLTGYSLQKSYRELLVAPVNMRDRFLSLIHREIENVQNGFSGRIVAKMNSLVDPQIIATLYEASRAGVQIDLIIRGVCCLRPGLKDISENIRIISIVGRFLEHSRIYYFHNNTQEEIYIGSADWMRRNLDRRVEVITPVKDPDIAKDLQEIMGIMLADNRQAWELQADGTYIQRRPYDDSPEANSQKILMNMALRSTGVASNLID; encoded by the coding sequence ATGGCAAAATCTAAGAAAAGCTCTACCCCCATCAATCTCAGCGATCCACAATATTATCTTAACCGAGAGTTAAGCTGGCTAGAATTTAATGGCAGAGTATTACATGAAGCCTGTGACGATCGCACCCCACTTCTGGAACGCCTGAAGTTTTTGGGAATATTCAACTCTAATTTAGATGAGTTTTTCATGGTGCGCGTTGCTGGTTTAAAGCAACAAGTAGAAGCGAAAGTCAGCCTGTTAACTCCCGATGGTCGGACACCACAACAACAGTTAGACGATATTAGGTCTACCCTCATTCCCCATGTAAAGAAAGAGCATCAACATTTTGAAGAAGTACTTCGTCCGCTACTAGCAAATCATGGCATCCATATCCTGAATTACATAGATTTGAATCAAAAACAGCGGACTCATCTCGACAGTTATTTTGAGGAACAAGTTTTTCCAGTTTTGACTCCTCTGGCTGTTGATCCGAGTCATCCCTTTCCTTTTATTTCTAATCTCAGTCTGAATCTGGCTGTTGTGGTCAAAAATCCAGACACCGAAGAAGAATTCTTTGCCAGAGTCAAAGTCCCCAGTGTTCTGCCACGATTTTTACCGATACCGCCTGAGTTGGGAGATCAGAACAGCGAAAAACCTGCCCACTGGACTGGAGTACCTTTAGAACAGGCGATCGCTCATAACTTGGAATCTCTATTTCCAGGGATGAATATTCAAGAATATCATCCGTTCCGGATTACCCGTGATGCCGATTTGGTCTTAGAAGAAGATGAAGCAGATGATTTATTGTTAGCGATCGAACAGGAATTGCGAAAACGGCGACTAGGTGGGAGTCCAGTCCGGCTAGAAATTCAGTCTCAGACTCCTGACATAGTGCGATCGCGATTATTGCAAGATTTGGAATTAACAGAAAGCGATCTCTACGAAGTAGACGGACTTTTGGGACTGCGGGATTTAATGTATTTCATGTCCTTACCACTGCCAGAACTCAAAGATCCACCACGCCAATCTGTTGTACCAATACGGTTGCAAAGACTGAGGGAACCGAGTTTAGATCCAGATGTTCTAGAAACGGACGAAGGAAAAGACTTTTTTGCTGTGATTCGGGAAAAGGATTTACTAGTACACCATCCTTATCAATCCTTTTCAGAAACAGTCGTGCGCTTTATTACCCATGCCGCCTACGATTCAAATGTGTTAGCCATCAAGATGACCCTTTACCGGACTTCTGGCGACTCACCCATCGTCAACGCCTTAATTGCTGCTGCTGAAAATGGTAAGCAGGTATCCGTGCTGGTGGAATTAAAGGCGCGGTTTGATGAGGAGAATAATATTTACTGGGCAAGACGACTAGAAAGAGTTGGAGTTCATGTTGTCTATGGTTTAGTGGGTCTGAAAACCCATAGTAAAACCGTCATGGTAGTACGGCGCGAAAAAGACCGGATACGTCGCTACGTGCATATTGGGACTGGTAACTATAACCCCAAAACCGCACGACTGTATACAGATTTGGGATTGTTTAGTTGCCGTGAAGAATTGGGTGCTGACATCACAGATTTATTTAATTTCTTGACAGGCTACTCTTTACAAAAATCTTATCGAGAGTTGCTGGTTGCGCCTGTGAATATGCGCGATCGCTTTTTGTCACTAATTCACCGCGAAATCGAAAATGTTCAAAACGGGTTTTCTGGGCGCATAGTTGCCAAAATGAATTCCCTAGTCGATCCACAAATTATCGCCACACTATATGAAGCTTCCCGCGCCGGAGTGCAAATTGACTTAATTATTAGGGGCGTTTGCTGTTTGCGCCCAGGACTCAAAGACATTAGTGAAAATATTCGCATAATCAGCATTGTCGGTCGCTTTTTAGAACACTCTCGGATTTATTATTTTCATAACAATACACAGGAGGAAATCTATATTGGCAGTGCCGACTGGATGCGCCGCAACCTAGATCGCCGAGTCGAAGTAATTACCCCAGTCAAAGACCCAGATATTGCTAAAGATTTGCAAGAAATTATGGGAATTATGCTCGCAGATAATCGCCAAGCTTGGGAATTACAAGCCGATGGCACTTATATTCAACGTCGTCCCTATGATGATTCTCCAGAAGCAAATTCCCAAAAAATTCTTATGAACATGGCATTACGCTCAACTGGTGTAGCCTCAAACCTGATTGATTAA